The Streptomyces camelliae genome window below encodes:
- a CDS encoding type A2 lantipeptide encodes MNSTPQVETVEISDAELDNVSGGLSVNTLNTVTGAVNGIAPVSGLVNTVVGTAEGVTGLNVAPVTNLVAGL; translated from the coding sequence ATGAACTCCACCCCCCAGGTTGAGACCGTCGAGATCTCGGACGCCGAGCTGGACAACGTCTCCGGCGGTCTTTCCGTGAACACCCTCAACACCGTGACCGGCGCCGTCAACGGCATCGCCCCGGTTTCCGGCCTGGTCAACACCGTCGTCGGCACCGCCGAGGGTGTCACCGGCCTGAACGTCGCGCCGGTCACCAACCTGGTCGCCGGTCTCTGA